The following are encoded together in the Bactrocera neohumeralis isolate Rockhampton chromosome 6, APGP_CSIRO_Bneo_wtdbg2-racon-allhic-juicebox.fasta_v2, whole genome shotgun sequence genome:
- the LOC126762555 gene encoding serine protease 1-like codes for MKVFVVLALIVATASAGFVTPTHKAVHPRDLAAILAQPEGIQGRITNGKDATEGQFPYQVGLSFSSSSGGWWCGGSLIGNTWVLTAAHCTSGATGVTVYLGATVRTSPKLSYTVDSSNFVQHKSYSSLTLANDISLIKIPSVSYTSYISNVALPKISSSYSTYSGVNAIASGWGLISDSATAVNSKLQYAQLQVIDNSVCAKTYSSLVVTSKTICTATPSGTSTCSGDSGGPLVADGVLIGVTSFVSSAGCQSGAPAGFVRVTYFLDWIKENSGVAS; via the exons ATGAAAGTGTTCGTCGTCTTGGCATTGATTGTGGCTACGGCCTCTGCGGGTTTTGTCACCCCAACCCACAAAGCTGTTCATCCACGTGATTTGGCCGCTATCCTGGCACAGCCCGAAGGTATTCAGGGTCGCATTACCAATGGCAAAGATGCCACAGAGGGTCAATTCCCCTATCAGGTTGGTTTGAGcttcagcagcagcagcggcggttGGTGGTGCGGTGGTTCTCTGATCGGTAACACTTGGGTTTTGACTGCTGCTCACTGCACAAGCGG CGCCACCGGTGTGACCGTTTACCTCGGCGCTACCGTACGTACCAGCCCCAAGCTGTCGTACACCGTTGACAGCAGCAACTTCGTACAACACAAGAGCTACAGCTCGCTCACCCTTGCAAATGATATTTCGCTGATTAAGATCCCATCCGTTTCCTACACCAGTTACATTTCCAATGTTGCCTTGCCCAAGATCTCCTCCTCGTACTCCACTTACTCTGGCGTCAATGCTATTGCTTCCGGTTGGGGACTCATCAGTGACTCGGCTACCGCTGTTAACTCCAAATTGCAATACGCTCAATTGCAAGTTATTGACAACAGTGTCTGTGCCAAGACCTACAGTTCGTTGGTCGTTACCTCGAAGACTATTTGCACTGCTACTCCTAGCGGTACCTCTACCTGCAGCGGTGACTCTGGCGGCCCATTGGTGGCTGATGGTGTCCTCATCGGTGTTACCTCGTTTGTATCTAGTGCCGGTTGCCAATCTGGCGCCCCAGCTGGATTCGTGCGCGTCACCTACTTCTTGGACTGGATCAAGGAGAACAGCGGCGTTGCTAGctaa